TTCATATTCTCCACAATCATGATGCCCGTTTAAACATTCATTCTCTAATGGACACAGAGCATACGCCCAAGTATATTTGGAAGATGAATTTGAAATAATCACTTGAGGTTCGTTTATACTCGTTAGAGATACACCGCACTTCTCTGAATATGGCTCTAAAAGAGAAAATGGTTTTAAAATAGTTACCAGCTATGTGagagaagttttaaaaatttttgttcacTTTAGTTAAacgtagtttttcaaaatagtttatgTTTGATAAAAGTTGATTCATTTGCTGAATGTGACAGGTTTCGTCTCTTCACAACTGTGCGTTTTGTACGTCCTCCAGGCAGTATTATTGTAAATTTCACAAGAAAAGTTAGTCAATTTTTTGCTTTGTATCATAATTTACAGGGCGCTAAGAAATAGTAGTTTAGTAGTAAAGATATAGGAAACTTACAGGAGTCCTGAAAAGTATGCACATGATCACTCGATGAATATATATTAAGAATGAACTTAACAATGTTAGGGGTTCATAgaactttttttctaaaaccACTACCAAAAAACGAGGTGTCAAATTTTCGGCTTTTCCCTGACTTTCAGATGTGCAGCAGACAGTATTCTTCTTGACTTTGACACATGTTTCTGCTTTGAGAGTATCAAAGTAATCTCGAATCGGTTAAGAGAGAATTGATGATATTATAATTGACAATTTAAGCTGGAGGCTAAGGGTTCATAGTCACAGAAACGCTTCACTGATAGTTATCCCATCCCAATACAATCTTTTTTTTCGACTGATttggagaaaaaaattttttttctagataCTCCCTGATTTTTCAGACTTTATTTGTGAGCTCGTAGTCATAGTTTTTTGTTCGATTAAGATATAGTTTTTTCCCTTTGCTTCCAAACGCTCTGAAATTGTGCTATTTTGTCCCCTTTTTATTTCCAGTCTaatgtaaaagaaatttaagcCAGCTGTATAGCAGAAGATTCCAAagtgtattttttttcatagaataatatatacatatataagaACATACATCCGAGTTTTGCTTGTTCTGCTaaaaaaacttctaaataattttttgacctTACAGCTAAAATTGTCTACATTTCAATCTTTAACACCAGCATACCTGAGTATTCACCAGACATACAAGTTCCCTTCCCTTGATCGTTTTCTGCACACCAGCCACAATGGTTTTCTTTCACACAAGCTGAACAGCGGTCAAACATTGAACATGCTTTGGGGCACTGTTCTCGCATACTTGGTACGTAGAGTTGCCCGCATCTACCAAAGGTGCACATGACAGCGAGTGATGTATGGGATAAACATTGAGATAATTTTTCGCTCCACAAACACGAAGGAGTGCCAGCAAAGTCACCTGTATTTATTGATTATAATAAGATTTCTCAAAATCCACAAGACATTTTAAACAGGGAACGTGTACGTTTGAAAAGGTTTTAATGACAATGAAGATCTCatgcagaaaaaaaacaacaacaaaaaaatgacaaaactgATTGCCTTTGAGTGCTACGTAAAACTCAGTCTGATCAACAAAAGTGATTTTATTTATTGATACAACTTCTGCTTTCCTACATACCTGTCCCTTTGAGGCATTCTGAACAAGACTGGTGAGTACTACATGTTGGTTTGCAAGATGCAGCATCATTCCTCACATTGTTTTGATCTTTTTCTGACTTTAGCTGTTTGATGAGTGATTTGGGAAAGCAATTGTACGTAGAGGAGCCGAGTCTTAAATGATCAACCATAGTTTCGGACAATGTAACGAAATAGGATGTCCATATACAATCACTGTTACAGTTTCTGCATGTAGCTGTGTTACAATAGAAATTAATGCATTCGTTCAATCTTGTTTTCACAGGGTTTGTGCAACTACACAGGGAGTTTAATGGCATGCAAGATTGTGTGCATATACACCACTTGCAGGTTTGACGTCCAGTTGGGTGAGTTGCTAGACAGGACAAACAAGAAGAGAATGTACCACAAGCTCTTTCTTTCTGAACGGAATATGTGCACGAGACACCATTCTCAACAATTGATGTGTTGAGACTGCAATAAGAGGGTGCAGTTGTTTCGTAACAAGACGACTTGTTGGTTATTGGGTCCTGACACCAGTTGCATATTCTTTGAGACAAACATTCAATTCTTGTCACATGACGATTGCATAGATCTCTTGCTACATTGACGGTAACTACTTGAGATGATATGTGATCATTAAATCCGCCATACAAATATATTGTCTTGTTTACTCGAGTAGAGGAACTAAACATTAAGTTAGAGTCTCCATTGCCCGACCAATCTAAATATCAATCAAATATCATTAACAACGGCTACAGAAAAGTTAGTGTTGGTTTCTTTAATAACCTGATATAGTGTGTTAGTACTATTCCAGTAGACATTGCAGAGAAGTCTTACGTTAGTTGGTTGACGTCAACATATTAGTTCCTTAGTAAAACACTCTACCACTGTTTACCTTGCTTATCAATTTTCGTCCAGTGATTGCAACTGATTCTCCATGCATAAAGATCTTTGTTAAAGTCATTGTAGTAGCCACCAAATACATATGCAGTATCATTGATCATTTGCACAGTATGACCGACTAATGCTGGCACCTAAATAAAAGTCTTCTgttacaacaatttttttgtttcttacagAGTAAGGATAAATTATGGAAAGAAATTATCCACAAACAATATGATTTAATAATTGGCAGTAAAACACATGTTTTCGGAATATGGTAGCGTCATACTAAAAATCGtacgtcagcacattttttcCTACCAatcaatttcttttttgatatatatattctgCAAAGTTTTATCAAGGCCTAACTTATTAAGAATTATTATTCATATATCGTAAAAAATGTTCCATACTTGAAAAGCCTGATAAAAAATAACGGTAAACTACAGAAATGCAAAAACATAAAACCATTTTTTTGCGCACATAtgccttttttttaaacaaattttttgataAGCATTTTTACACTAAGCGAATGCAACTGCTGTCTTTTCAAGGATAAAATATTATtggtaaatatttcaaaaacatGGAAGAAATCCGTCCAATGATCCTCAACTCACTGAACAAGGTAAAACTTTCTTCTGAAATATTTATTCaataatcacaaaaaaataatatcaattaATACCCCTTCATTCAGCATCTGATCAAGTATATTCCAGTTTATGTTGAAAGGATCAAACACAAACATTCGGTTAGATGGCTGAATTTTATCATTAGAAAGAGCCATTCCACCATGAATGTATATTTTCTTTGTTGCAATGTCGTAGACTGCTACATGACCATACATACCTTGCAAAAAGAATAAGAAGTAAATTTATGACAAATAACTATACAAAATCTTTTGCTCAGATTGTTGTGGGAGCCAGTAAAATTTAATACCAAATATGGTATCACAATTTTCAGTACATTTTTCTCACATCGATCACAAGACAGGCCAGAAAATGATATTACTGATATATTCGGTTTATATAGTTACATGAACCAGTTAAAACAAATGTACCATACTACTATTTTTTGacctgaaaaaagaaattggttaaaaaactgAGTACAAGATATATATACCTGCTGGTTCCAGTTCATCAAACTTTAATTCGTCATCTATCAAAGTGTCCATGTTAATTTTAGTTATATACTCGTGCAAGCCATCCAAGGGATGGTAACCTCCAATCAGAAACACAGTGTCATCAATCAATGTGCAAGAATGTCCTGCTATCCTGGGAAGATTCTTGACAGTGGTCTAAAAAATGGAGGGAGTTAAGGGAgatgtaaataaaaagaaatcagTCAATTATTCCTGCAAATGGAAGCTTAAGCAATCATAATGTACAAACACCATGACATTGTTGTAAATCTGTTATAAACAAAGGGCTCGCAAGATTGGTTGGTCCTGAGACAGAGAAATCTAGAGCTAAAAACGATGCAATTTATGTGCTGCGGTTGATGTCTTGTGCGCttgttataaaattaaattatgctTTTATAGTCAACCTAATATTCGCTGCTTcgataaaacatttaaaaaaggcTACACTAATCTTTGgggaatgaataaaaaaatgaaaaacaccaCAAACAGACCAATGAACAGACCAACACAATTTACAAACTTTTCTTCAATTTTAACCTATGTTAAACTAAAGGAAAACAATAATccatagaaaaatatttttcattttttctaacaaactttttaaaagtgtagTATTCCAGCCACTTCAGAGTGACAATCCTATCTTCATGACAAAGTTTTCCATTGAACCATTTTGCATTGTATTTAAAACCCTGAATGGAAAACACAATAGCAACAAACATTTCTTATTTCTTACATTCAGATAGGACCATGATTTTGTCAGCATATCCAATCTCCAAAGCTCATCTGTGACACCCTCATTAGTCACTCcaccaaataaataaatagcatcctaaaaaaatattgacaggTAGTACAAAGGggcaaaataataaacaaaataaaaggaTAATTGAGCTTAAATATCACAATTCTAGGCTTCTTTTAGGATGGTATTTTATGAGCATGTTTGACATTTGGGCTGCAAATTCACACTATACCTTGTACAAAAATGAGCATGCCAGATATCTTGATGAAGGTTGGACAGATCCAACAACATCTAATTTTAACCACTTGTTTAGGATTGTGTCAAACTGAAGCACAACGTTATCGCTGCTCCCAACACCACCGAACACATATAGTGCGTTTTTGTAATAAGTCATAGTGGCAGCAAAACGTTCAATTTCCACATTTTTCAGTCCAATTGATACACCATGTACATGTGTCATTACATACTTGTTGTTTGTCAACTCCCCACAATCTTTACCAGTAAAACCAGCTTCACAAGAACATTGAAATGTTTTCTGGAATGAGAAATGTATGCAAAtacagaaaaaacattttataatttttttcatttatggagattttttttacataatgatGCATTTGCTCatcgaaacaaaaaattaacaactaGCATACCTGGTCGCATACACCTTGGCCAATGCTCTGGCTACAATTCTTTGGACATTTTTCATGCTCACACTTCACTCCAAACCAACCATCTGCACAGGTACATATGTCTCCATTAGCAGTTAATTTGCATATGTATGGTAAAGGACATTGATCTGGGCAACTTAATATAGCATAGGTAGCTAGAAAGCCTGATGATTCAAACTTTTGGCTAATGTCAAGCTTTGAAGATTTCCCCTTATACCATACACTTAGAGTTCCTGTTTCAGAACGAAAATACAAGTCTTTCTTAACTCCACAAACTTTGCCCTTACTTTTGTAAGGAGACTTTAATATTACATCCAATGTGCGAGGATTTGGTGGCACACTGTCGTAGATGCTCAGCATTGAATCATAACAAGAAGCATcaattttagttattttaaaaaggatgttctTTGTGGTTGCATGCTTTTCATATATCAAGCCATGTGTGGTTGTATTAACAGTGGAGATCACCCACAAGCAAGTTGAATAGACAGTACCTCCATAGTTGTAAGGGCTCAAATAACCGGATGTTTCGTTCGTTATGAGGTTAGCTCGTTCACATGGCAAGAAACAAATTCCACTATATATAAGTTATAAACATTTTGCAGTAAATAAAATGTACAGATATTACagagatttaaatttttaaaataagctgCAACATAAGCTGACATTTAAAAAAGCTAGAGGAATTACCGCTTTGGATCACCAATAAATCCAGGAAGACAGGTGGAACAATCGTTTCCACGGGTGTTGTTTAGACAAAAGCATGCGCCATCAATTGCATTGCAATAATTCAATGATGGATCACCGTGACCATGACAGTCACACTTTTTACAGCCCTGCAATGTGGTGGCGTTTCCAAATGATCCATTCACACAAAACTCACAATGTTCACCAGTTGTGTAATCTGTTGATAATAAACAAGTAATCCTTTATACTTACTGCCGGTAAACAGtgcgaaaaagaaattttataacACAATACTGTTTTAAATCCTCTGAAATATTGTTAACAATTTTTGATTGGTAAAAAAAGATGATTAACTCAGGTAGATTTAAACTATATATCTTCTTTACTACAACGTATGAGATGCTGAGAAAAATACTTTTCTAATGTTAACCAGCAGGTGTTAAACATATAATACTGTGAAAAATAAAAGGGTTGATACTAAACTTTATAAACACGTATTTTGAaagcttttctttaaaaataagaacacgTTAAAAACACAATTATGTTATACTAATAAAACActctatttatatttattttttattgttgaggAGTTAAAGTGTAAATCCAATTCTGTTCATTTGTCATTATATTTCGTAACAACATTGAAAATACTTGTATACCTTGACACTTGTCACACACACCAGTTTGATTGACGCAACTACTATGTCCATTACAGCCACAATCTATCGAACAATTATCGCCCTTCCAACCTAAGTCACATTTGCACTGATATgttgtcatattgcatgtgcCATGATCACACTTTGGCCAACACCtaagaaatataagaaaaagtaataaaaagatcgatacaaaaataaacacagagcagaaatatattttgtaaaacttaCGTCTTTTCACACAGTTTTTTACCATCACCTTCAAACCCATCATCACACGGGCATTGATAACTTCCATAAACGTTCAAACAAGTAGAATTTTGAGCACATTTAGCCAACCCCAATGCACACTCATTAACATCTGGACATCTATTATAAGCCCATGATGAATTACTAGAAAAGTAaattaattaaacaaaaaataaataaatgaaaaaaagaaataatgaatatcGAACTAACAAGACCACTCTCCAACTGAATGATCAACATGATCAACTGGACACAATTTAATCAGATTCAAGAAACTGAGGAACTGATTGACCCTGTGGCAGTGTGGCATGGTTTCACTGTAATTAATTGACAACTGTAAATTTCTTACAttgggaaattaaaaaaaacggtaGCCAATAAAGAGCTAAAAACAACACAATAACTAGCAAATAAGTACAATGAAAACACAACCTTAAaacttgaaatttaaaaaatatcaatttttggAATTTAATTTTGTAGTTTAGAACCTGTAAAATGttatattgtatatttatattataatggCATACAAAATAATCAAAATTTATTCTCCTCAAAATCATAAACTGTAGCAATGGTAAAAGTAGATGCTAAAAGATTTGCCAATCTTCCACATCCCAAACATCGTACCTGGCATTAAATGGCACACTGGCGTAGTAAAATACCAAGGAGCAGTTGACTTCTGGCCCTGAAAAATCTCCACTAAAACAGCTAAAAATAAGATTATTAAAACCTAATTTAAATCTTGTACAAAAAATACAATCTTGTCGAAAAAATACAACCTTGGACACAATATTTCTGGAAAATTCCCTGTTTAGGCTATTTCCCTATATATAGCCAAATATCATTGCTTCTCCAGTATCCTGCTGGCAGTATGCGGCAAACGTTTTATTTGGCAGGGGTGGTGGACTTTCCACAATTTTTGTATTATGGAACAACACACCTCGTGGCCCATAAAGGCTTGAAAAATTAGGCAAAAATTAGGCAAGACcattgacaagttcagtgtGCATGTAACTTAAATTCGGGGACTGTGTTGTTTGTGCTTACTACCTTTAGAATTCCACCTTTTTTCCATTAGATCATGTCTGTGGTTACCTTAAGATTCTGTTGTGTACACTGATTTGTTTATAAACTGACATATTACTTTGTTCTCATTACTTTTTTGGTTTGATTATGTTAAACTATTGTTTCAAGACAATTTGACAAAGTTACTAAAACTTCTCTTGATCTTTTAATTAAtttagtttacatttttgaaatccaataaaataaatttgtaaattacTTCTTAAAAAAATCATACAGCACGAAAAAATGCCGCTAGTTGTATCTCACAGAATTCCACCTTAAATGGCTTATTGTGTCAGGGGAGTTGAACTCTGACTTTCCTGTTATCGGTAGTGAGGCCTATTAAAATGCTTCAAAGTACAAGCTTGTTTAAGAGATGTATTGCCTATCTTGCCttaaagaaataaagatagGAATAttgaataacaaaagaaaacagaTAGAATAAAATGTATACCTTCCATTTCTAGGATCACTTCGATCATAGCACCAACCACATTTATAATGATCTAAGCAGGTTGAGCATGATCGGAACTGTGTGCATTCTTTCGGCATCTGTTTCTTTCTATAAGTAAAGATAATAATCATACCCGTCAAATATTTCAATTAATGTACAGTAGTGGGGGTATTCTTCGTTGGAAATGAATTTTAGAAGcaggaaataaaattcttttatatttaatttaaaattaccaGATAATAGgttcattatttttatgttggatAGGAACATTTATAAACAACatgaaaagtggtttaattCAAAACATAGCATTGCTCTATTATGGATTGCTCATCCTCCATGCTCATAGGAAATAATTTGGTGCTGCATATGCTtaggaaatgttttttttaaataattgtgtGCGCATTTTCAtgattctctttttttaaaaaactatctaTCTCCCTTTTCTAGTACATTTCATTATAGCATTGTGTTGCTTTcagctttaaaaatgaaaaataaatatccatttatttctttttagctaaaataatactatttatcaatttatttaaagaaaatccTTAATGAGCTAGCATGTATTATCATGTGTTGAAGGATGAAGAAACTATTAACCAATTGTGCTAACTACAgtgttttaaataataatttggaCATTCTGTTGATCATTTATACATCCTTGGAATTTATAAACTTCTTTAaactttaacaaaacaaaaatgaattaTCATACTCGGTGTGAAAACCATGACATtgaccaaaatgattttttggtCCAAACTGTGAATACGGAATGCAAACTTGTTTCTCTGTACACCACATGCACCCTTGAGACTCCATTCCACCAACACACTCCATTTCACTCTTGCGtctataaaataaagaaaactagTAATAAGTCTGACATTCTTGTATTAAGAGACTGGTTAGCTTAACAAACTTAAATGTCCcagtaaacatgttttttttatctaagaataataaaaatattaaaaaaaaaaaaatagtcaatactaaaaaaaaaccaaaattatGAAATTGAattacttttcagaaatgtatAAGAAGAAATAGGAATACTTCTTTTTCTTCCGTAAGGAAAAATCTGTGTTCCCCATTGTCAAACTCAGTAGAGGCTATTGCAAAAGGGCTTGCGTTCTTGTATCAGAATAACTATTGGAATTCCCATTGTATGTCTTAAACGCACAAAAAAGGTTCATCAgaattggaaaaaaatttaaatcacttggTTATATATAGATTTCTTAATAAATACTAGGTTGAAACAAAAAACTTACTTCTCACAAGATATAGGACAATCTGCAATTTTCTCAACAGGCTTCCCAGTAAGATTTTTTCTGCCACATTTAGTTGAGTACCATGAACAGAATTGATCCTATACAAAacgcaaataaaaacaacaataacatttttttttttaattagaagaTGTTACATAAGGAGAACTAGACATTTGAATTTTAGTAATAATTTGCTAAACACCCTGCATGTAACAAATTGCAACATGCATACACTAATTAGATGATACAACTTTTATATAATTCACACAAAAAGTCTACAAATATTACCTGCAAACAAAAATTACATGTCATGTGATGGCTACATATAGCGCATTCAGAATATGTTCTTATCAAATAAACTTGGGACAATGTCTTTGTTTTGCACATGTTCCAGTCAGTTCGTAACATACATTTATTGGTTACTGGACACCATCCACAGGATGAATCAATCATACAACTAGCACAGGAACCTCGCTTGCTGCAGTTACCATCGTAAAAGGGTTGCAGATAGCTCTTTGTGATAAACTATGAAAATTTATTTGTGAgcagaaaaaatgtaaaatcatAAAAGTAAACTGAATGCAacttaacaaaaaaagaaaaaaactaagaaacaagcaaaaataaaacatgcaaGCTTACATATTCACTCAagctggtaatatcagaatGATTCCACCGTAACTCAAATTGAGGCGGCGAGGATGCATCCCCTTCTAACTTTAAGTAATACCAGAGTAATTTCTTTCTTTCATCTCCACTAACAACAGGGAAAATTTGTCCATTATCCACTTTAATTGATTTCCAGTCAATACTATAGGGAAGAACTGCCACACGCCtctgaaaaaatgttttgtaaaattatATCAAATGAATTCTATTCTCTTCATGTTTTATAGCTGGTTTGTATCAAATATTTAGTAAGAAACAAAATGAGGGAATAAAGCTAAAGAAACTAGTGTGTTGTGATGACAAGCAATACAGATGAGCCAACATTCAAAGCCTATTGACATCTTGCATTaacaattcaaataaaaattacctGCAACCTGTTCCAGTTTTCAATtgatatatttaaatttatgtgAATATTTTTCCCATTTAAAGTCATTATAAAGTTTGTATCATATGTTCTGCTGAATCTGAAGTAAGGATACACAAAACCATGAAACATAATCTTCTGTTTTACTACAATTCTATTACTAAAAGATGTACTAAATACAATCCCAACGTCATCAGGGTAATCCATATTTTCTGATTTCTGATAAATAACGTATGTTAAACCTGGTGGTTTATCCTCAACCTGGCATTGTGTCACATTATCAAGAAAGTTCATAGACTTGCCTCCCCACCAGCCCTCAATATTTTGTGAGCAACTTGACAGAGCGGtatatttattaaaacatttcaTGTTAAGGGGACACCACTTGCAACTTGGCTGTGCTGCACAAGCTATACATGTTGACATATGTTGACAAATACCAATGCATTCAGAGGATGTTGTTTGCGAAGAGATTGGACAGGAGTATGAAGTAGTTGGAGTATTTGGGTAGCAATACCCAATGTCTTCATCGCAGTAAATACAAGCAGGATCTTCCAAACATTTTTCTGTTAAGAAAAGTTAGGCAGTTAGGGAAAAGTTAGGCATGTCAAATTACAGAGTGGCATTATCTAAAAAGTTTGAGATAACAACCAtggaacaaaaattaatttgagtTTACATAGTGGAGTTTGAGATAGCTGGAATTTTAGATGAAGAGAGCGGATATGTGAGATAATGAGAGTCAACGGTGCATTTATACGCACTATTTTATGTCACAACACAAAGCAactgctttaaaaaaaaataaggatcGATAACTTTATTAAATACAGAGAAAATACTTACCTAAATTTTCATATAAACTGCAATGCTGACCGTAAACTATCATGCTCGTTGTTTCGTTTATGTAAACAATGGTTTTCGGAACTTTGTACGAAATTAGATCAGCCAGAACATTTATTCTGTCATAACCACCCAAAAACAATAACGTTTgattgtctttttttactgctgAATGAGAATAGCGAGGAGCTGCGATACTGTTTGGCAAATGGCCAGAAGTTAAGACTTTTTCAGAAACCCAAGTTTGGCAttttaaattgtaaaaatatAGCTTTTTGGAGGTACCACATTTTTTTTCTGCTTTAATCCAACCacctaaaacaaatttaaaaaaataactcctGAAAAAATACATGTTAGGGTTTCAACAACAACTAAGTCGGttgtcagtcagtcagtcagtcaggattttattttatttcaaggCATACAAATGGCAATCACATTAGTCAATAATTTTATTAGCAGCAACTAGTGTCCTGTATTTTAGCAAATAGGACAATATACTGActacttttgaaaattttataccGGTATTATCAAATACCTTTATAtgtacaaaagtttaaaaaagtcacATAGCATTTATTTTAAGCCTTAAAAGTATACTAATAATAATGTCCAACAAAGCTTGAAAATATGAAGCAAATTCCTAATGCTTTTCACATGGTAAGTAATAAATGCAAAAAAGGAAATACAAAAGATTACTCACCATGTATGATCATATAATCACCAGTAATAACAGCTGTATGAAGTGCAATTGGTGGTGGTAGATTGGATCCAATAGTGTGCAATCTTGTCCATGCATTTGCTGCAATATCATACATCAACATCTGGTTTGTAGGGTATGTTATTTCTCTACAATGCccaataaattaaataattttcaatTTCTTAGAAGACATTATTAGAAGCAAAATAATAGTGTCCTATTACATACCGTATTGACGTTAAATGAAATCCtccaaaaacaataataacatgCAACTGTTCATAGTAACAGGCAGTATGACTATGCAATCGAAGATCAAATTCTTTTGCGTAGGTTGGTAGTGGCAAATGTAACCACTGATTGGAAGATAAATTAAATGCTAGCATTTGAGATGATACGAGATCCCCATCCATTCTtcctacaaaagaaaaaatttgctCTGTTATATTGACCCTTAAAGTATTTTCGTGCAAATGTGTTGGTAAAGTACAactatcatcattctcggcttaacgtccgttttccatgctagcatgggttggacagggtatattaatgacccttttccaatctgatctagactgtcttaaatctaaactcaacttcctttgtatcaagtttgtccttataacctcctaccAAGTCTTTCTTTGTCTGCCttttgggctttgccccaggtactatcaagtctctacactttcttacccaattatccccctccaatctttccaagtgccccagctaattcaattttcttatctggataacatctttaattcactgcccaacatatcacctaagtaacagaagttctcaactatctctaacaagcc
Above is a window of Hydractinia symbiolongicarpus strain clone_291-10 chromosome 3, HSymV2.1, whole genome shotgun sequence DNA encoding:
- the LOC130635659 gene encoding multiple epidermal growth factor-like domains protein 8 codes for the protein MTKMDFRCFAIFGMVLLFSFNVCCNTCVDHRKIFVNKTGVITDGETKYKHIARCEWLIKGEDDETVTVNISKFHMECGYDYLYIHDGSSRSDKLLARINGQHSNIIISSTGPMMYFILYSDGHVDDHGFSLSYKITKCPRDCSNSGSCKDGVCICFGTNYGSFCQYNGCPNRDLTSGNCNVTKKKYTCSPGFYGEACSISSKPNTGLNVWDYVSSGSEFFISRASHVAGYIPSWNVLLAHGGYSLNGLLDDLVMFNFSTNTWTVIQVNEDKPSARSGHSSVVYENSLIIYGGVLANESLSNELWCFNNLSLSKWTLLSKDPNIPGLEGHTATLVGSIVYIFGGRMDGDLVSSQMLAFNLSSNQWLHLPLPTYAKEFDLRLHSHTACYYEQLHVIIVFGGFHLTSIREITYPTNQMLMYDIAANAWTRLHTIGSNLPPPIALHTAVITGDYMIIHGGWIKAEKKCGTSKKLYFYNLKCQTWVSEKVLTSGHLPNSIAAPRYSHSAVKKDNQTLLFLGGYDRINVLADLISYKVPKTIVYINETTSMIVYGQHCSLYENLEKCLEDPACIYCDEDIGYCYPNTPTTSYSCPISSQTTSSECIGICQHMSTCIACAAQPSCKWCPLNMKCFNKYTALSSCSQNIEGWWGGKSMNFLDNVTQCQVEDKPPGLTYVIYQKSENMDYPDDVGIVFSTSFSNRIVVKQKIMFHGFVYPYFRFSRTYDTNFIMTLNGKNIHINLNISIENWNRLQRRVAVLPYSIDWKSIKVDNGQIFPVVSGDERKKLLWYYLKLEGDASSPPQFELRWNHSDITSLSEYFITKSYLQPFYDGNCSKRGSCASCMIDSSCGWCPVTNKCMLRTDWNMCKTKTLSQVYLIRTYSECAICSHHMTCNFCLQDQFCSWYSTKCGRKNLTGKPVEKIADCPISCEKRKSEMECVGGMESQGCMWCTEKQVCIPYSQFGPKNHFGQCHGFHTEKKQMPKECTQFRSCSTCLDHYKCGWCYDRSDPRNGSCFSGDFSGPEVNCSLVFYYASVPFNASNSSWAYNRCPDVNECALGLAKCAQNSTCLNVYGSYQCPCDDGFEGDGKKLCEKTCWPKCDHGTCNMTTYQCKCDLGWKGDNCSIDCGCNGHSSCVNQTGVCDKCQDYTTGEHCEFCVNGSFGNATTLQGCKKCDCHGHGDPSLNYCNAIDGACFCLNNTRGNDCSTCLPGFIGDPKRGICFLPCERANLITNETSGYLSPYNYGGTVYSTCLWVISTVNTTTHGLIYEKHATTKNILFKITKIDASCYDSMLSIYDSVPPNPRTLDVILKSPYKSKGKVCGVKKDLYFRSETGTLSVWYKGKSSKLDISQKFESSGFLATYAILSCPDQCPLPYICKLTANGDICTCADGWFGVKCEHEKCPKNCSQSIGQGVCDQKTFQCSCEAGFTGKDCGELTNNKYVMTHVHGVSIGLKNVEIERFAATMTYYKNALYVFGGVGSSDNVVLQFDTILNKWLKLDVVGSVQPSSRYLACSFLYKDAIYLFGGVTNEGVTDELWRLDMLTKSWSYLNTTVKNLPRIAGHSCTLIDDTVFLIGGYHPLDGLHEYITKINMDTLIDDELKFDELEPAGMYGHVAVYDIATKKIYIHGGMALSNDKIQPSNRMFVFDPFNINWNILDQMLNEGVPALVGHTVQMINDTAYVFGGYYNDFNKDLYAWRISCNHWTKIDKQDWSGNGDSNLMFSSSTRVNKTIYLYGGFNDHISSQVVTVNVARDLCNRHVTRIECLSQRICNWCQDPITNKSSCYETTAPSYCSLNTSIVENGVSCTYSVQKERACGTFSSCLSCLATHPTGRQTCKWCICTQSCMPLNSLCSCTNPVKTRLNECINFYCNTATCRNCNSDCIWTSYFVTLSETMVDHLRLGSSTYNCFPKSLIKQLKSEKDQNNVRNDAASCKPTCSTHQSCSECLKGTGDFAGTPSCLWSEKLSQCLSHTSLAVMCTFGRCGQLYVPSMREQCPKACSMFDRCSACVKENHCGWCAENDQGKGTCMSGEYSEPYSEKCGVSLTSINEPQVIISNSSSKYTWAYALCPLENECLNGHHDCGEYEDCTDLPNRFSCTCKPGYNSTSINGKEQCLPVCNDGCVNGKCIAPNNCTCSFGWTGKNCSTSCECNQHSHCDDPNICLKCLNNTQGKSCEECKPLYVGNSTNGGVCTPCLKICENNAAVCITRAENVSFSQEVKENTTLLKERLKFGPKDSSDAVCLDCRDNSEGKLCDTCVDGYFRTILKHCIKCMCNGHAFTCNKTTGTGCDCKQNTISDFTCKKNCYQHQCTKCAPKFDGEPIQNYQCYLKVASPFEKAVLSPEKTDFFVVSPDYKNVDIRLIIDVLVGDMDIYLTDSKKIFKVDVSKTNLTHVLRVEPVPSFRRRRSLDNIRRIQASKDLVITYTEYGGGVLHVSGVKKRLIVTVRHNAHNLSNKRFYIALSAINKTTNSQALIYYRQDLPRINLLLFFLVLTVILLLILSGFILGWKIRADYAQQRVMQQQRIQMDTMARRPLAMYKLRCERNEDVETLRRRKRRNRYKLPHITPLAVQNTEDGHAAIVTSMIQFPGNELSPWNIHLASGLCFAQNQHLVHVRTVNQGIQGRPVNTRILNTLT